Genomic segment of Xanthobacter dioxanivorans:
ATTGGGAATGCGAGCGCGCCTATTTCGCCATGAACCTCTACAAGGCTGGCGTGGAGAAGGTCGTGGCGGCGAAAGGCGGCTCCTGGCCCAAGCCCGAGGAGGTCGCGCAGGCCATGGAGGGCATCACGTTTGAATCCTTCGGCGGCCCGGCGGCCATGCGCAAGGACCATATCGCCGAGGAGGTGTTCTACGGCGGCTTCGGCACCCACGACAATCCGTACGACGTCTCCACCCTCCAGACGCCCTACAGCTATTCCGCCTCCGTGCTCCAGAAGCCGCCGGGCGCGGATTTCTGGGGCTGGCTCGAAACCGCCACCTTCCCGGTCTGACCCCAGACGGGAAGCACGCGCCCCATGGCAACGGTCGACCTCCTGTTCGCGGCCCTGTTCAACGCCGCGGTGCTGTTCCTCGTGACGGCGGGACTGCAACTCATCTTCGGCGTGCAGCGGATCGTGAACCTCACTGCGGGCTCGCTCTACGCGTTCGGCGCGTATTTCGGGGCGTCGGTGTTCGAGTGGTTTTCGGCGCAGGGCGGCCCGGCCGTCCTGCTCCTGCCGGTGCTGATCGTGGCCGGCCTCCTCGCCGGCCAGGTGGGCTTCCTGGTGGAACGGGTGCTGCGCACCGTCTACGGACGGGAGGAGGCCTTCCAGCTCCTCATGACATTCGCCTTCGTGCTGATGTTCCAGGATGTGCTGCGCTACGTGTGGGGGGCGCAGCCGCGCCTCCTTGCCGACCTGCCGTCGGTCTACGGCATGATCGCCATCGGCGCCTTCACCTTCCCCGCCTACAACGCCGCGGTGATCGCCTGCGCCCTTCTGGTGGCGGGGCTGCTGTGGTGGCTCATCGACCGCACGCCGCTCGGCCACATCATCCGCGCCACGGCGGAGAACCGCCAGATGGCCGAGGCGCTGGGGGCGAATACGCGGCGCATCAACATGCTGGTCTTCATGCTCGGCTCCATGCTGGGCACGGTGGGCGGGGCGCTCGTCATCCCCACCACGGCGGCCTCCCTCGAAATGCCCATCGCGCTCATCGTGGAGACCTTCGCGGTGGTGGTCATCGGGGGACTGGGCAGCATTCGCGGCGCCTTCCTCGGCGCGCTCATCGTGGGGCTGCTGCGGGCACTCTCGCTCAGCTACTTCCCGGAGATGGAGGTGATGTCCATCTACCTCGTGGTGGTGTTCGTGCTGGTGCTCCGGCCCTACGGACTGTTCG
This window contains:
- a CDS encoding branched-chain amino acid ABC transporter permease; translated protein: MATVDLLFAALFNAAVLFLVTAGLQLIFGVQRIVNLTAGSLYAFGAYFGASVFEWFSAQGGPAVLLLPVLIVAGLLAGQVGFLVERVLRTVYGREEAFQLLMTFAFVLMFQDVLRYVWGAQPRLLADLPSVYGMIAIGAFTFPAYNAAVIACALLVAGLLWWLIDRTPLGHIIRATAENRQMAEALGANTRRINMLVFMLGSMLGTVGGALVIPTTAASLEMPIALIVETFAVVVIGGLGSIRGAFLGALIVGLLRALSLSYFPEMEVMSIYLVVVFVLVLRPYGLFGKAAA